One Drechmeria coniospora strain ARSEF 6962 chromosome 01, whole genome shotgun sequence genomic region harbors:
- a CDS encoding glutathione transferase 1: MSQGLKPFTVWIHAQGPNPKKVLIALEELGLKYEALTVKDPKDASYLAINPNGRLPSIKDPNNNDFILWESGAILEYLVEKYDKDNKLNVTDANEKWQVKQYLHFQMSGQGPYFGQAVWFRHYHPEDVASAKARYGEQTARVFGVLDTILKGKTYLVGDKFTYADLAFIPWDELVRTFISDVWKEYDVDNKYPNFVAWHKRLMERPSVKKIYGA, encoded by the exons ATGTCTCAAGGCCTGAAGCCGTTCACGGTTTGGATCCATG CGCAGGGTCCCAACCCGAAGAAAGTCCTCATCGCGCTCGAAGAGCTTGGTCTCAAGTACGAAGCCCTGACGGTAAAGGATCCCAAGGACGCAAGCTATCTGGCCATCAACCCGAACGGCCGCCTGCCCAGCATCAAGGATCCCAACAACAATGATTTTATCCTCTGGGAGTCGGGTGCCATCCTCGAGTATCTCGTCGAGAAATACGACAAGGACAACAAGTTGAACGTGACGGACGCGAACGAGAAGTGGCAGGTGaaacagtacttgcacttccAGATGTCGGGCCAG GGACCGTACTTTGGCCAGGCCGTCTGGTTCCGCCACTACCACCCCGAGGACGTGGCTAGTGCGAAGGCGCGGTACGGGGAGCAGACGGCGCGCGTcttcggcgtcctcgacaccATCCTCAAGGGAAAGACGTATCTCGTGGGTGACAAATT CACGTACGCCGACTTGGCCTTTATTCCTTGGGATGAGCTGGTCAGGACCTTCATCTCGGACGTTTGGAAGGAGTATGATGTGGATAACAAGTACCCCAACTTTGTCGCTTGGCACAAACGTCTCATGGAGCGGCCTTCGGTCAAGAAGATCTACGGCGCTTAG
- a CDS encoding conserved fungal protein, whose amino-acid sequence MPCQIRYTQQVMFRIRSGFPLARGGYQARWRSEGQRRHQGPKLTDEEPLLYPDSPSTHHSDLATFLAHAKRSGLNEKSTVYVGTHYEYTVAAAVSKYGFALRRVGGASDHGTDLIGTWALPTLSRPWRTLVQCKGGAAQKVGPQHVRELEGAFVGAPVGWRGHGVLGMLVSERAATKGVRDSLGRSRWPMAYVCCSKGGTVKQMLWNQQAEDGGLAGYAVAPKYAADGKEPELVLLHNGNIVPPKQAT is encoded by the coding sequence ATGCCATGCCAGATCCGATACACACAACAGGTGATGTTTCGAATACGCTCAGGTTTTCCTCTGGCGCGCGGCGGCTACCAAGCGAGATGGCGGAGCGAGGGCCAACGTCGACATCAAGGGCCTAAGCTCACAGACGAGGAGCCTCTCCTATACCCAGACTCGCCATCGACTCACCATTCAGATCTTGCCACCTTTCTTGCTCATGCGAAGCGTAGCGGGCTGAACGAAAAGTCGACGGTCTACGTTGGCACCCACTACGAATACACggtcgcggccgccgtgtCCAAGTACGGCTTCGCCCTCAGGCGCGTAGGCGGCGCATCCGACCACGGAACGGACCTCATCGGCACCTGGGCGCTGCCCACGCTGTCACGGCCGTGGAGGACGCTGGTCCAGTGCAAAGGCGGTGCTGCGCAAAAGGTTGGCCCTCAGCATGTCCGTGAGCTCGAAGGCGCCTTCGTGGGGGCTCCCGTGGGAtggcgaggccatggcgtcTTGGGCATGCTCGTGAGcgagagggcggcgacgaaaggTGTGCGAGATTCGCTCGGGAGGAGCCGGTGGCCGATGGCGTACGTTTGCTGCTCCAAGGGCGGCACGGTGAAGCAGATGCTGTGGAATCAACAAGCCGAGGACGGGGGGCTTGCGGGCTATGCCGTTGCGCCTAAATatgccgccgatggcaaGGAACCGGAGCTTGTGCTCCTGCACAATGGGAACATCGTGCCGCCCAAACAAGCGACATGA
- a CDS encoding mRNA splicing factor, thioredoxin-like U5 snRNP, translating to MGSVVIPHLKSGWHVDQAILGEEDRICVIRFGRDWDTQCMQQDEVLYKIADKVKSFAVIYVCDIDQVPDFNQMYELYDACTIMFFYRNKHIMCDFGTGNNNKLNWVLEDKQELIDIIETIYRGAKKGRGLVVSPKDTDTSRRHSTPQRLGSTGN from the exons ATGggctccgtcgtcatccCCCATCTTAAGTCGGGATGGCACGTCGACCaggccatcctcggcgaggaggatcgCATTTGTGTGATTCGATTCGGTCGTGACTGGGATACCCAGTGTATGCAACAAGACGAGGTCCTCTACAAGATCGCGGACAAGGTCAAGAGCTTTGCAGTCATCTATGTTTGCGATATTGACCAGGTGCCCGACTTCAACCAGATGTACG AGCTCTACGACGCCTGTACCATCATGTTCTTTTACAGAAACAAACACATCATGTGCGATTTCGGAACTGGTAACAACAACAAGCTGAACTGGGTACTGGAGGATAAGCAAGAGCTCATCGATATTATCGAGACCATATATCGTGGTGCCAAAAAGGGTCGTGGTCTCGTTGTCAGCCCCAAAG ACACCGATACTAGTCGACGACATAGCACACCCCAGCGTCTGGGAAGCACAGGAAACTGA
- a CDS encoding transcriptional activator leucine zipper, with protein sequence MAPSQPLPENVQDSQKVTIRSVSRLEDLEEPAWDLTIRPPFAAGSSRYPPHSRESSIENLQPTLASPRTHGPGPRQPVAGGGVEPNKNTVYSHHRQTSIVHGFQHSRNGSATSSAGPLSPQMIAAAGAGIDRAEAHSAAARLDAESGNPPRPTTALGAPLPNHNGIPMERSASAMEMSPQASTQRKIDARSRRDQPAHQSHSSRMHRDEQKTVGEYALHVLFTSFIAQAEEKLNECITMPFEPEPQIDKICGPGVDPAFDQLIVALGHIASPKPKALIDSMMLWRKSKSDAASEARSQLHQIRGNHPGGPLLRRNTEPSQGVFSDASSSGAVSSRQEYVAQQERRSTVSIYILCRVLLEVICQSNLASITPEMEDKLESIIFGQLKIADSDQLMTSPLKMANWNLFAQLLGYMSEINFSGVTRRFIEDLEGSVPERIVKSPTLSTAREAENKIDLVLGGMKHLRIKIAPESAWEESCDFLVSFGRLFHKAHGPRVKTAFSTVIDMLIMPIAAKASNSHLMHPKWADVLSAIGPRLAQMFIKPRHWTTAFPLTATMLCVSSPETFASQWLQLVLSLQAKAKDRVAKPLCFQVFSRLIWTYLYRTNDSFQASVRKMDDVMKLVLPSSKRSLVSVDPAVTEPLIQIIRIIGFKYPEYCFRAIIFPLINAELFGASKELRVEQLDPDRIVVGIRAFLCIMSDLEKGEQGRPPFPQSYDTPASNEKLPASPMWPSPRHGPLSNPASSVKHENVSRPVLTHVLSDGVREYYLQFCKVLGKITIVCDNTFGGQAALDEKFSSTGPKTPITDTFNFSRRDEHQNASDQKQAFYELLHVAVEALPRCLSVDIPFNSLINLLCTGTAHVQYNIAESSANSLKSIARYSHAQQVTMGFARFIFNFDDRYSTMSDGGMLGPGHIENTLRLYVELLQIWIEEIRQKIRDAASNQADSSASDKRALNLDLSSIWAEVDQAEAHGLFFLCSQSRRVRHFAVTVLRLITAFDKALGKDGEEKESPRLINILENESIQVMDFNDENLSVAERSRLQRGLQTSNSKGVVVELCTSDLTYDTTLWYKIFPNLIRIAFDKCPFAVAICRDLICNRILQLYKPIVLLSEPTRGLHFGSDQGNGRSQTRSPATQPEVLIEQWKLYLIFACTTLADAGTPAPNPPKDAQHTRKTSKPGSTDKIVTARTLFKYLIPLLSSTSASVRDAVVVAMGSINVHIYRTLLEELQGQASRCNDDARARIHQRTNSAPRRNRKMDLLRTEITHVFKLTSHFLKDPQVYQSEFFLNTLTSYSKDLKLFLMDGEVQMDWEFQRLRRHYCGLMEALFEGINRTKDPSRWMTFESRKSAFSLMEDWCGFSPNQPQIRAREDSMRQSLIDQQSMGERGTVTAAMEIEKRNLRSAALSAMAALCGGPISVTTESGVTLQFDVRRMLAWIEAIFNSGSDRMNVTGRRALRNLVVHNQEYPYLLEHCVARCYSADVPKVLESYFTVTIEVLQEYSSYPCPFWKALCLCLYTLGNDQSEIRSKSSTVLRSLEARHQRNSRIQDFDISISDKTQAVYKLAQFEISTRLAKQHPELAFHTFSEFTYYFKDLQPVAQRNVIAVVLPWIQTIELKLDPNGGPTAHSYVLLANLLELTIRSSGALHNEVQALWQALAAGPYPGNVRLVLDFIMQLCLERREQNFVEYAKQIVVFLSTTNSTPGIKVVEFLLLQITPKAMVPNEKRVAMPPPPDTSNLPYCADLNEALPVGTKQAGFSLGQLSLILLVDLMVSPVHLTPDGVPLLLQVVTVLWDHYTPLVQEQAREMLVHLVHELVISRMDDESQSVQKRSIENLVDLIRRHDRSVVWGYEDSNGKVDDEDNKVPPSMEFLTTEVVKTFETAFPGIKEQWGRLSLTWATSCPVRHLACRSFQIYRCVLTSLDQYMLGDMLARLSNTIADEDAEIQSFSMEILTTLKTLIVKLDPDKLLTFPQLFWTACACLESINEREFLEATEMLNQLVQKLDFRSPSVRRLLADGQPDRWEGPFEGIQPLLYKGLRSSLCWQATLDTLDKVVSLPADGLIGNDHRLFFTLLANMPRFLNELERGTPSEETLHSAKILLAETDKQGLETLGLVLDDYISGKHGDSEEFLNHLFMAMKEYYLPRLEFKMITFLIGLLTNSLSWVKVQTMRILCIAIPEVDMRNPELAGHGSDLISPLLRLLQTEFCMGALEVLDNIMTMSGSHMDKHHLRMSMTRSSKAVRKEYERTQSLFGIPEASGWAIPVPAKKTEATRSNIHAAFYMCQSTEGSHAEPTPTAEVEFHNDDFAYGYFDAHDRTETMLSDEGRVDIGGGDVMTKLDSLDDFFDEPSSPHTDDDGHSSRTVTEYAPESFESGTQLYDEQILPILHEASSTNFFQNGFTDRPVAIPRDMPSNTMNPGAFTAAMPSRPGLHSRSITSPSAPASYQAHMEMTSDDEYLSGGFSDADDERPDGRMADMSFSLASVGKLPTLLSRKGTRRYTSKSRDESQRERSLAPATPKIPTNLPQPKVSGPGEGH encoded by the exons ATGG CTCCATCTCAACCGCTGCCGGAGAACGTCCAGGATTCGCAAAAGGTTACCATTCGGTCCGTGTCGCGACTTGAAGATTTAGAGGAACCTGCTTGGGATCTCACGATCCGGCCCCCATTTGCTGCTGGCTCATCACGCTATCCACCACACTCCCGAGAGTCGTCGATCGAAAACCTCCAACCGACGCTGGCGTCGCCTCGAACCCATGGCCCCGGTCCGCGTCAGCCCGTTGCCGGAGGAGGCGTCGAGCCGAACAAGAACACAGTCTATAGCCATCACCGACAGACTTCCATCGTTCACGGTTTCCAGCATTCGAGAAATGGCAGTGCcacgagctcggccggcccCCTCAGCCCCCAGATGATTGCTGCCGCAGGCGCTGGAATCGATCGAGCCGAAGCCCATTCTGCTGCTGCCCGTCTGGATGCCGAATCGGGCAATCCCCCGCGTCCCACGACAGCCTTGGGTGCCCCCTTGCCCAACCACAATGGCATTCCCATGGAgaggtcggcctcggccatggaAATGTCTCCCCAAGCCTCCACCCAGCGCAAGATCGACGCCCGCTCACGCCGCGACCAGCCGGCCCATCAGTCGCACTCCTCCCGTATGCATAGGGATGAGCAAAAGACTGTGGGCGAGTATGCGCTTCACGTCCTCTTCACTTCG TTCATTGCCCAAGCCGAAGAGAAGCTTAACGAGTGCATCACCATGCCGTTTGAGCCGGAGCCGCAGATTGACAAGATATGCGGGCCTGGCGTGGATCCGGCCTTTGATCAGCTAatcgtcgccctcggtcACATTGCCAGTCCGAAGCCGAAGGCCTTGATCGACTCCATGATGCTCTGGAGGAAGAGCAAAAGCGACGCTGCCAGCGAGGCCCGAAGCCAACTTCATCAGATACGAGGAAACCACCCTGGCGGCCCGTTGCTACGCAGAAACACCGAGCCATCGCAGGGAGTCTTTTCGgacgcctcgtcgagcggcgcCGTATCCTCGAGACAGGAATACGTCGCCCAGCAGGAGCGTCGATCGACCGTCTCCATATACATTCTCTGCCGAGTCCTGCTCGAGGTCATCTGCCAGAGCAACTTGGCTTCCATCACTCCCGAGATGGAAGACAAACTCGAAAGCATCATATTCGGCCAGCTGAAAATTGCAGACTCGGACCAGCTCATGACTTCGCCCCTGAAAATGGCCAACTGGAATCTGTTCGCCCAGCTGCTGGGGTACATGAGCGAAATCAACTTTTCCGGCGTCACCCGCCGCTTCATCGAAGACCTCGAAGGTTCTGTGCCGGAGCGGATAGTCAAGAGCCCGACCTTGTCCACCGCCCGGGAGGCCGAGAACAAGATCGACCTCGTGCTCGGCGGCATGAAGCATCTGCGGATCAAGATAGCCCCCGAGAGCGCTTGGGAGGAGTCGTGCGACTTTCTCGTCTCCTTTGGCCGCTTGTTTCACAAGGCCCACGGTCCAAGGGTCAAGACGGCCTTCAGCACCGTCATTGACATGCTTATCATGCCCATCGCCGCGAAAGCGAGCAACAGCCATCTCATGCACCCGAAATGGGCCGACGTCCTTTCCGCCATCGGCCCACGCCTCGCGCAAATGTTCATCAAGCCTCGTCACTGGACGACGGCGTTTCCCCTGACCGCGACGATGCTTTGCGTCTCATCGCCCGAGACCTTTGCCTCCCAGTGGTTGCAGCTGGTCCTGTCCTTGCAGGCAAAGGCGAAAGATCGTGTCGCCAAGCCGCTCTGCTTTCAGGTCTTCTCCCGACTCATCTGGACCTATCTCTACCGCACCAACGACAGCTTCCAGGCATCCGTCAGGAAGATGGACGATGTCATGAAGCTGGTTCTGCCATCCTCCAAGCGGAGCCTCGTATCCGTCGACCCGGCAGTGACGGAGCCTTTGATACAGATTATCCGCATCATCGGCTTCAAGTATCCCGAGTACTGTTTTAGGGCCATCATATTTCCCCTCATCAACGCCGAGCTGTTTGGGGCCAGCAAGGAACTGCGGGTGGAGCAGCTGGATCCCGatcgcatcgtcgtcggcatccggGCCTTCCTATGCATCATGTCGGATCTTGAGAAGGGGGAGCAGGGACGGCCGCCTTTCCCTCAATCCTACGACACGCCGGCATCGAACGAGAAGCTACCAGCGTCTCCCATGTGGCCATCACCTAGGCATGGCCCGCTGTCGAACCCTGCGTCAAGCGTCAAGCACGAAAACGTCTCGCGCCCAGTTCTCACTCACGTGTTGAGTGACGGGGTCCGCGAGTACTACTTGCAATTCTGCAAGGTCCTTGGGAAAATCACCATCGTATGCGACAACACCTTTGGCGGTCAGGCGGCCTTGGACGAAAAGTTCAGCAGCACGGGGCCGAAGACGCCAATCACGGACACGTTCAACTTCTCCCGTCGGGATGAGCACCAGAATGCGTCGGACCAGAAGCAGGCTTTCTACGAGCTGCTGCACGTTGCCGTTGAAGCGCTACCACGTTGCCTGTCGGTCGATATCCCCTTTAACTCGCTCATCAATCTTCTCTGCACCGGCACAGCCCATGTTCAGTACAACATTGCCGAGTCTTCGGCAAATTCGTTAAAGTCCATCGCTCGTTATTCTCACGCCCAGCAGGTGACCATGGGCTTTGCCCGCTTCATTTTCAACTTTGACGACCGATACTCCACAATGTCGGACGGTGGCATGCTCGGCCCCGGACACATCGAGAACACGCTGCGGCTCTATGTCGAGCTCCTGCAGATCTGGATAGAGGAGATACGGCAGAAGATTCGAGATGCCGCTTCGAACCAGGCGGATTCGAGTGCTTCGGATAAACGAGCCCTGAACCTGGACTTGTCCAGCATTTGGGCCGAGGTGGATCAGGCCGAGGCCCATGGTCTGTTCTTCCTCTGCTCGCAGTCTCGTCGGGTCCGCCACTTTGCCGTCACGGTTCTGCGTCTCATCACCGCCTTCGACAAGGCTCTCGGGAAGGatggcgaggagaaggagtcGCCCCGGCTCATCAACATTCTTGAGAATGAATCGATTCAGGTCATGGACTTCAACGATGAGAACCTCTCTGTGGCCGAGCGCAGCAGGCTTCAGCGAGGATTGCAGACGTCGAACAGCAAAGGCGTCGTTGTCGAGCTTTGCACAAGCGATCTTACATACGACACCACCCTGTGGTATAAGATATTTCCCAACCTCATTCGCATCGCCTTCGACAAATGTCCCTTTGCTGTTGCCATCTGTCGGGACCTCATCTGCAACCGCATTCTTCAGCTGTACAAGCCCATTGTTCTCCTCTCGGAGCCAACCAGAGGCCTGCATTTTGGATCCGATCAGGGCAATGGCCGCTCGCAGACGCGTTCACCAGCAACGCAGCCCGAAGTGTTAATCGAGCAATGGAAGCTGTACCTCATCTTCGCCTGCACGACCCTCGCGGATGCGGGGACCCCGGCACCGAACCCCCCCAAGGATGCGCAGCACACACGCAAGACGTCGAAGCCAGGGTCGACCGACAAGATTGTCACGGCCAGAACTCTGTTCAAGTACTTGATTCCTCTGTTGTCCTCGACATCGGCCTCCGTGCGGGACGCTGTAGTGGTTGCCATGGGCTCCATCAATGTCCACATATACAGGACCCTTCTGGAGGAGCTCCAGGGCCAGGCCTCCCGATGCAACGACGACGCACGCGCCCGAATTCACCAGCGAACCAACAGCGCTCCGAGGAGGAATCGCAAGATGGACTTGCTCCGCACCGAGATAACGCACGTGTTCAAGCTGACGTCGCACTTTCTGAAAGACCCGCAAGTGTATCAATCAGAGTTCTTCCTCAACACGCTCACGTCGTACTCCAAGGATCTGAAGCTATTCCTCATGGATGGGGAGGTGCAGATGGACTGGGAGTTTCAGAGGCTCAGGCGACACTACTGCGGCCTGATGGAAGCCCTGTTCGAGGGAATCAACCGGACCAAGGACCCGTCCCGTTGGATGACATTCGAGTCTCGCAAGTCCGCCTTCTCGCTCATGGAGGATTGGTGTGGTTTCTCCCCGAACCAACCCCAGATACGAGCGAGGGAGGATAGCATGCGGCAATCGCTCATAGATCAGCAGTCGATGGGCGAGCGCGGGACTGTCACTGCTGCCATGGAAATCGAAAAGCGCAACTTGCGATCGGCGGCCCTCAGCGCCATGGCCGCACTTTGCGGCGGCCCCATCAGCGTCACGACGGAAAGCGGCGTCACGCTGCAATTCGATGTTCGTCGGATGCTTGCTTGGATAGAGGCCATCTTCAACTCGGGTAGCGACCGGATGAATGTCACGGGGCGGAGGGCCCTCAGGAACTTGGTCGTGCACAACCAAGAGTACCCCTACCTTCTCGAGCACTGCGTCGCCCGATGCTACTCGGCAGATGTGCCCAAGGTGCTCGAGAGTTACTTCACCGTCACGATCGAGGTGCTGCAGGAGTACAGCTCGTACCCTTGCCCGTTCTGGAAAGCCCTATGCCTCTGCCTCTACACCCTTGGCAACGACCAGAGCGAAATCAGGTCAAAGTCCTCGACGGTCCTCCGCTCGTTGGAGGCACGCCATCAGAGGAACTCTAGGATCCAAGACTTTGACATAAGCATCTCGGACAAGACCCAGGCTGTTTACAAGCTCGCCCAGTTCGAAATCTCCACGCGCTTGGCCAAGCAGCACCCTGAGCTTGCGTTCCACACCTTCTCCGAGTTCACGTACTACTTCAAGGATCTCCAACCGGTGGCACAGAGAAACGTCATCGCCGTTGTCCTCCCTTGGATCCAAACGATAGAGTTGAAGCTGGATCCGAACGGAGGACCCACGGCCCATTCGTATGTCCTGCTGGCCAATCTGCTGGAGCTCACCATCCGGTCCAGCGGCGCGCTTCACAACGAGGTCCAGGCATTATGGCAGGCGCTGGCCGCGGGGCCGTATCCTGGAAATGTTCGCCTCGTGTTGGACTTTATCATGCAGCTCTGCCTTGAGCGACGGGAACAGAACTTTGTCGAATACGCCAAGCAGATCGTCGTCTTCTTATCGACGACAAATAGCACTCCCGGAATCAAAGTTGTCGAGTTCTTGCTCCTGCAAATCACCCCCAAGGCCATGGTTCCCAACGAAAAGAGGGTTGCCATGCCGCCTCCGCCAGACACCAGCAATCTCCCTTACTGCGCCGACCTGAACGAGGCCTTGCCGGTGGGGACCAAGCAAGCCGGTTTTTCGCTTGGCCAGCTTTCGTTGATTCTGCTGGTCGATTTGATGGTATCACCTGTGCATCTGACGCCGGACGGCGTACCGTTACTCCTCCAGGTCGTCACCGTCCTGTGGGATCATTATACGCCGCTGGTGCAAGAACAAGCGCGCGAGATGCTCGTGCACCTGGTCCACGAGCTTGTCATATCTCGCATGGACGACGAATCGCAGAGCGTGCAGAAGAGAAGCATCGAAAATTTGGTCGATCTGATTCGGCGACATGATCGATCTGTCGTCTGGGGATACGAAGACAGCAACGGaaaggtcgacgacgaggataaCAAGGTACCCCCAAGCATGGAATTTCTCACGACAGAAGTTGTGAAGACCTTTGAGACAGCTTTCCCTGGCATCAAAGAGCAATGGGGCCGCTTGTCCTTGACCTGGGCAACCTCCTGTCCCGTTCGACACCTGGCCTGTCGATCCTTCCAGATATACCGCTGCGTCCTCACGTCGCTTGACCAGTACATGCTCGGCGATATGCTCGCCAGGCTGTCCAACACCATTGCCGATGAGGATGCCGAGATTCAGTCATTTTCTATGGAAATTTTGACGACACTAAAAACCCTGATTGTCAAGCTCGACCCCGACAAGCTCCTGACCTTTCCCCAGCTTTTCTGGACCGCATGTGCGTGCTTGGAGTCCATCAACGAGCGGGAGTTTCTCGAAGCGACGGAAATGCTCAACCAGCTGGTACAAAAGCTTGATTTTAGGTCGCCGAGCGTGCGGAGGTTGTTGGCGGATGGGCAGCCCGATCGTTGGGAAGGCCCGTTTGAGGGAATCCAGCCCTTGCTTTACAAGGGTCTCAGGTCGTCGTTATGTTGGCAGGCGACACTCGACACCTTGGACAAGGTTGTGAGTTTGCCTGCCGATGGCCTGATCGGCAACGACCATCGGCTCTTCTTTACATTATTAGCAAACATGCCTCGCTTCTTGAACGAGCTGGAACGCGGAACGCCGAGCGAAGAGACGCTTCATTCTGCCAAAATACTCTTGGCCGAGACGGACAAGCAGGGCTTGGAGACGCTGGGATTGGTCCTGGACGACTACATCTCCGGCAAGCACGGAGACAGTGAAGAATTTTTGAACCACCTCTTCATGGCCATGAAAGAATACTACCTGCCCCGGCTGGAGTTCAAAATGATAACCTTCCTTATCGGCTTGCTGACGAACTCGTTGTCGTGGGTCAAAGTTCAAACGATGCGAATTCTCTGCATCGCCATCCCAGAGGTCGATATGCGGAACCCCGAGCTCGCCGGGCACGGGTCGGATCTCATCTCGCCCTTGCTGCGCCTCCTGCAAACCGAGTTCTGCATGGGTGCCCTGGAGGTGCTGGACAACATCATGACCATGTCGGGAAGCCACATGGACAAGCATCATTTGCGAATGAGCATGACTCGGTCGAGCAAGGCTGTGCGAAAGGAGTATGAACGAACGCAAAGCCTGTTTGGCATTCCGGAAGCGTCCGGCTGGGCCATTCCCGTTCCTGCGAAGAAGACGGAAGCTACTCGATCGAACATCCATGCTGCTTTTTACATGTGCCAAAGCACCGAAGGGTCGCACGCagagccgacgccgacggcggaggtCGAGTTCCACAACGACGATTTCGCCTACGGGTACTTTGACGCCCACGACCGGACGGAGACGATGCTCTCGGACGAAGGGCGCGTCGatatcggcggcggcgatgtgATGACCAAGCTGGACAGTCTCGATGACTTCTTCGACGAACCGTCGAGCCCTCACAcggacgacgatgggcaTTCATCCCGGACGGTGACCGAGTATGCTCCCGAGTCGTTCGAATCGGGCACGCAACTGTATGACGAGCAGATCCTCCCCATCCTTCACGAGGCATCCAGCACCAATTTTTTTCAGAACGGGTTCACGGACCGGCCGGTTGCGATTCCGAGAGACATGCCCTCCAACACGATGAACCCCGGGGCCTTTACTGCAGCGATGCCATCGCGTCCTGGCTTGCATTCACGATCCATcacgtcaccgtcggcgcctgcTTCGTACCAAGCACACATGGAGATGACATCGGATGACGAGTACCTATCCGGTGGGTTTTcggatgccgatgacgagcggCCGGATGGTCGAATGGCCGATATGTCCTTTTCCCTTGCGAGCGTGGGCAAGCTACCTACGCTTCTGTCGCGAAAAGGTACCAGAAGATACACGAGCAAATCGCGGGATGAGAGCCAACGAGAGAGGTCTCTGGCGCCAGCGACGCCCAAGATTCCAACGAATCTACCGCAGCCAAAAGTGTCTGGGCCGGGAGAGGGGCATTAA